The nucleotide window TGTCTGCACTATCACCACCATCTTTTAATGTTTCATTGGATATCGGTACACCATCAACAACATATAAAGGTTGGTTATTCCCGCTCAAGACTGCATTACCACGGATGACCACCCTAGAGGATGTCCCCGCTCCAGATACTGGAGCAACCTGTACACCGGCTACTTTTCCAGAAAGAGAGTTCATTACATTTGAAGTAGATCCAGCATCACCTAATTGTTCAGAATCAACTTCTGACATGGCATATCCTAATGATCTTTCCGATCGTTCGATACCTAATGCCGTCACAACAACCTCTTCTAATTCTTCAGCATCAACATCTAATTTTACTGAAATATTGGTAGAGTTTGTGACATCCACTTCTTTAGAAGCATATCCAATAAATGAGAAAACCAACGCATTTTGTCCGTCTTCTAAATTAATATTGAAATTACCATCTAAATCTGTAACTGTACCTGAAGAAGTTCCTTTAATTAGTACATTCACTCCTGGAAGAGGAGCATCGTCTGTAGCATCTTTCACAGTACCCGATACTGTTCGGCCCTGTGCATAAATGTTATTAAGCATTAGAAAGAGAGCACTTAATAACAAGAGTAAGTGTTTTTTCATGATGTAGAAAAATGAATAGTTTTTGGATTTTGAAAAACTTTTTAACCCAGATAAGAACAACAATTAATATTGTATGACTCAAATGGTTATTGGCATCCTCAAATCAATGGTTATTACCAGTTCCAACAAAAGAGATAGTAAAGTTTATTTAATAGACAGAGGAACCAACTGAATGACGAGAAAGATCTATAGTTTCATTTTTGAGTTTTCACCTAGTTACAGGCTTTTATTCTTAAAATGGCTTTATTTAATATAATATCAATACCTATTCAAATAGGTGTAAGTGAAATAAATTATATGTTATACGATAATAATTTTTGGGTTAGATAATTTAATTTGGTAACTAATATAGCCTTTTTTCTTAAATAATTTCCATTCCTAAGTCCTTAAATGGTTTTAATATTGGTTCGTTGGTATCTAATTCTGTAATAAGTACATTTACTTTATCTACAGAAACACATAAAAATGGTTGTGCAGTGTTTAATTTATCAGAAGTAGCCACTGAAACTACTTTGTTTGCCGCCTTGCTCATTGCATTTTTCACTTCCACCTCTTCTCTATCGATATCCGTAATTCCTCTTGAAGTATCTAAACTACGGGTACCTAAAAAGCACACATCTGCTTTAATTTCTTTCAACTCATTCATCACAGAATAGCCTACAGTAACTAATGCGTTTGGTAAGATTTTACCACCTAAGAAATAGACATCAACAAATCGGTGCCCTACCAATGAGGATGCAATAGGAAGACAATTGGTGATAATGGTTCCTTTAAAATCTTTCGGTAATTTTTTTACTAACTCTAGGTTAGTCGTACCGCCATCAATAAGAATCACAAAATCATCGTTAAGCATTGAGATTGCTTTTTCAGCAATGATTTCCTTTTTTGCTTTACTGTACACCTCACGGTCCTCATAGCTAAAAGGAATATAAGAAGAAACCTCAGAATGTTCTTCCAAGTTAATTTCATTTTGATGCTTCACAGCACCACCATGAACTCTACGAATTGAGCCAAGATCTGATAATTCTCTCAAATCTCTACGAACAGTATCCTCAGAAACATTTAAACGTTGACTAAGCTCAGATGAAAGTACTTTGTTATTCTTTCTGATCTCTGCCAAGATATATTGATGTCTCTCTTCTTTTAACATAATGATTTAAAATTAATATGTGATATGTTCTATGCTCTTTAACAAACATACACGAACACGCACAAACACGCAAAAATTCAATATCTAAATTTACGAACAAATGCTAACGATTGAAACATTTATTATTTTCTTTATATTTCCTTAGATATGTCCAACAAAAAAGCCTTAAACGATATTTCATTTAAGGCTTTTTGCTGAAGTCTATGAGAGTTTATGCAGATGCATGCACATTTTCCTCCAAATATGTTTTCACCTGTTCCATTAGCCACATTGGTGTAGAAGTTGCTCCAGAGATACCTACATTATCCTCAGGATTGATCCATGATAAGTCGATTTCATCTTCGTTTTCTACAAAGTAGCTTCTTGGGTTGTGTTTTAGACAAACGTTATACAATGCTCTACCATTTGAAGATTTTTTACCACTAACAAAAATGATCACATCATTCTCTCCAGAGAACTTAACCATCTGCGGTTCTCTGTTGGATACTTGTCTACAAATACTATCGTTCGCATTGAACTCGTCTTTATGTTTCTCTTCCCCTTGAGCTGCATCAATTCTTTTTTCAATTTCAGCCTTCAGTTCATAAAAACCTTTCGTACTTTTTGTTGTCTGAGAAAATAGAGTTACGGGTTTATTAAAGTCCACTTTCTCTAAATCCTCAATTGAAGATACAATAATACAATTATCACCTGTTTGACCTGTCAAACCAATCACCTCAGCATGACCTGGCTTTCCATAGATTACTAACTGCCCTTCTTGTTCTTCTGATTTATCATAAGCATTCTTTACTCTGTTCTGTAGTTTTAAAACAACAGGGCAAGATGCATCAATTAATTCGATATTATTTTCAATAGCGATTCTATACGTTTCTGGTGGCTCGCCATGAGCTCTGATTAAGACTTTACAATCACGTAAATCTTTAAGATCTTCTTTATCGATAACAATCAGACCTTTTTCTCTTAACCTTTTTACTTCCATGCTATTATGAACGATATCACCCAAACAATATAACTTGCCTGACTCGTCCATCTCCTCTTCTGCCATTTGAATAGCAAACTCAACCCCAAAGCAATATCCAGATTTCTGATCGATTGTAACTTCCATTATTTTTTAGTGCGTTTGGTATTTTTAATACAATACAAAAGTACATTTTATTATGAAAATGTAGCAACAGTATATACTACAACATTTGCCTATATATAATTGTTATATCTCTTTTTTAGCAAATTGGTCTATTTTCTTAAGATCCCCCCTATTTACCTCTTTTAATTCATAAGAATTAGGAGCCAAAACATGTACTAAATATTCCATTGCTTTTTCTGGAAATGCCGTATCACCACAGGTATAAAAATCTACAGACACAAAATTATGTTCTGGCCATGTATGTACAGCAAAATGACTTTCCTGAATTACAACAACTCCTGAAACACCATGAGGGGAAAAATGATGAAAAACAGATTGTACAATGGTAGTATTAGCCGTAATCGCTGCCGCCTCCATAATCTCCTTCATTTTCTGAGGATCATTTAAAGCATCATGGTCACATGAATACAATTCACCTAAAAGTTGTTTCCCTAGAAAAATTTCCTCTCCTTTATAAAAACTCATATAACAATAAACAAAAATTGTCTGTATGTTCAGATATCTTCTACTTTTATTTGTCTTCGGGATTTTTAGCTGTTCTACCTCATCAAGTTCTGAGATCAATTTAGTTAAAACAGAAACCCTCCAAGCTCCAACTTTAAACAAAAGCATCGATAATATTATACACGCTATAGTTGATAAAAAGTTGGCACAAAGCAAATATCTTAAAGAGATTCAACCTTGGCCTGACTCTTCGTTTGTAGAATTAGACCGATTGGACAGCCTTTTTGTACTTGATATTCGATATGCAACAACTAATAACTTCACTAAAACAGTATTGTATGATTGCCCAAAAGCAATGCTTCGTAAAGTGGTCGCCTTACAATTAGTAAAGGTACAACAAGAACTCATTAAAAAAGGTTATAGAATTAAATTATTTGATTGCTACCGACCTTTATCTGTACAATGGAAAATGTGGAAAGTATATCCAGATAGAAGATATGTAGCAGACCCAAGAATTGGATCATGGCACAACAGAGGTCTTGCTGTTGACTTAACGCTTTGTGATCTTGATGGCAACCAAATCGAAATGGGTACACCCTACGATTACTTTGGCAAGGAAGCGTGGCCTGCTTACGAAAATTTATCTAAAGATGTATTACATCACAGAAAATTATTAGCTAAAACTATGTGGAAGTATGGATTTGGCCCTACAAGTACTGAATGGTGGCATTATTCTTACCAATCCGTTCGTTTTGGTGTCTCTAATTTTCCTTTTAGCTGTCAAAAAAATTAAATTTCACTTAAAAAATTACTGTAAGATACTTATTAACAAAGTTTTACCCTATATTGAAATTATGATTTATGGACATCATTGATGGCCTTGAATTACAAATCCATTTAATCGAAATTTTAATATGTTTATTCTAGTAACGTAACTGATTTGTATTAATCTAAGTGATGGATTTAACGTCCTAAATGAATAGTTTTCTTACAACCCATGCTTTCAACATGATAATATTTAAAAATGACGCGGCCGTTGTACAATGGGACATTGCGACTGACAGCATTGTTTGCCATTGGAAAAACCAGTTAAACAGTCAACCAATTCAAGAAGTTGTACAAGCAATTATTGAATTACAAGAAGCCAACGGTATTTCATTTTATATTTCAGACCGATCAGAACTAAATTTCTTATGGTCCGGTTATAATGAGTGGTATGCCTTTGATTTATTACAGTTTGACCTAAAAAAAGAGTTTCACACAACTTTAGTTTTAGATCCTAATAACCAATTAAATCAGAAGTTATTAAGATCTTGTGATGAAATTGCCTCATTACCATCTATGAATCATATTCAAACTTTCCGACAGAGGAAAAGCCTGGATATGTTCCTTGAACAACAACATTTAAATAAGATCTAAAACAAAAAAGCCATGTAACAATTTTGCTACATGGCTTTTTTATCTATTAGGACTAGTGATTAGTTCGCTTTACCTAACATTTTATTTTTAAGCTTCTTATCTGCTGGCTTATTTCCTAACCAAATACCGAATAAAACTTTTTGGAATTCTTCGTTCTTGATTGTCGTTAACTCTTTGCCATTTTTGTAAGCTTTTAGAATAGTTCCTTTGTCTACAAATTGGAATTTATCACCTACTTCTACTTCATCTGAAAATACTGCGATAAAACTATCGATTTCTGATTGTAATGAAGAAGTATCTCCATTCATTGAGTTTTTGAATCCTTCTTTGATTGTCTCTTCCATTTTCTCTTTAGAAATTAGGCTAGAGATAATGTCCAATTGGATCATCTTATTGTCAGTGTTATAAAGCACTTCGTTAGCATCTGTCGATTTCTTCGGTAAGTATAAACTACCTACATATAATGAAAGGAAATACTTAGAACGTACCCCTGCTCCATTAAGGTCAAGAGATAAACCATTGATCTCAACTTTGTTTTCTAGAGTTACGTCTGAAACCGTAGTAGTTTGTGCGTTTACTGAAATGATTGAGGCAATCATTACTATGATAGTATATAGTACTTTCTTCATGCTTATATTTAGTAAATAAAATAAATAGGAGTTGTAATCTTCATTAAAATGTTCTTTAAATTCAATTACAACCTTTAATTATAATAATAATTTATGAATACACATTCACAATAAGTGAATTTTTATGCTCGAATATTGTCTTTATCTGCAAATTTAATCTCAACCCAGTAAATAAATCTAGCAAGTAAACGATAATACAGTGCTAAAAACAATAGAGCAAACATTCCCCAAAGGACTACAATATTAAACCAGAAGGTATTGTAAAACCCTCCCATAAAATACTTCTTCGGAGCAAAAAAGTGGGTTCTAAAATCTAAGAAGTTTTCGTTCTCTGTTGGGTAATTGTATATAGG belongs to Flammeovirga agarivorans and includes:
- a CDS encoding M15 family metallopeptidase, producing the protein MFRYLLLLFVFGIFSCSTSSSSEINLVKTETLQAPTLNKSIDNIIHAIVDKKLAQSKYLKEIQPWPDSSFVELDRLDSLFVLDIRYATTNNFTKTVLYDCPKAMLRKVVALQLVKVQQELIKKGYRIKLFDCYRPLSVQWKMWKVYPDRRYVADPRIGSWHNRGLAVDLTLCDLDGNQIEMGTPYDYFGKEAWPAYENLSKDVLHHRKLLAKTMWKYGFGPTSTEWWHYSYQSVRFGVSNFPFSCQKN
- a CDS encoding chalcone isomerase family protein, whose translation is MKKVLYTIIVMIASIISVNAQTTTVSDVTLENKVEINGLSLDLNGAGVRSKYFLSLYVGSLYLPKKSTDANEVLYNTDNKMIQLDIISSLISKEKMEETIKEGFKNSMNGDTSSLQSEIDSFIAVFSDEVEVGDKFQFVDKGTILKAYKNGKELTTIKNEEFQKVLFGIWLGNKPADKKLKNKMLGKAN
- the speD gene encoding adenosylmethionine decarboxylase, whose protein sequence is MSFYKGEEIFLGKQLLGELYSCDHDALNDPQKMKEIMEAAAITANTTIVQSVFHHFSPHGVSGVVVIQESHFAVHTWPEHNFVSVDFYTCGDTAFPEKAMEYLVHVLAPNSYELKEVNRGDLKKIDQFAKKEI
- a CDS encoding 4-hydroxy-3-methylbut-2-enyl diphosphate reductase, with amino-acid sequence MEVTIDQKSGYCFGVEFAIQMAEEEMDESGKLYCLGDIVHNSMEVKRLREKGLIVIDKEDLKDLRDCKVLIRAHGEPPETYRIAIENNIELIDASCPVVLKLQNRVKNAYDKSEEQEGQLVIYGKPGHAEVIGLTGQTGDNCIIVSSIEDLEKVDFNKPVTLFSQTTKSTKGFYELKAEIEKRIDAAQGEEKHKDEFNANDSICRQVSNREPQMVKFSGENDVIIFVSGKKSSNGRALYNVCLKHNPRSYFVENEDEIDLSWINPEDNVGISGATSTPMWLMEQVKTYLEENVHASA
- a CDS encoding DeoR/GlpR family DNA-binding transcription regulator, which encodes MLKEERHQYILAEIRKNNKVLSSELSQRLNVSEDTVRRDLRELSDLGSIRRVHGGAVKHQNEINLEEHSEVSSYIPFSYEDREVYSKAKKEIIAEKAISMLNDDFVILIDGGTTNLELVKKLPKDFKGTIITNCLPIASSLVGHRFVDVYFLGGKILPNALVTVGYSVMNELKEIKADVCFLGTRSLDTSRGITDIDREEVEVKNAMSKAANKVVSVATSDKLNTAQPFLCVSVDKVNVLITELDTNEPILKPFKDLGMEII